CGGGGTTCGACGGCACCAGCTACCTGCGCGACCCCGTGCCGTCCCTCGCCACCGTGCGGCTGCCGCTGGCGCGCATGGGCGCGATGGCGCTCGACCTGGCCCTCACCGACGAAGACGCGCCCCGGCGGCAGCACGTCTCCGGAGAGGTGGTGCTGCGCGACAGCGTCGGCCCCCCGGCATGGGCGTCCTCCGCCGCGTACGCGCCCTCCGCGCCCGTTGAGCCCGCTAACCCGTCAGCGGCGTCGCCGGAGGCTCGTCCAGCCCGCCCTTGACGACGAGCCGCACCAGCGCCTTGGACAGCGGGTGCGCCGTCAGCGCGATCTGCCACTCGCGCGCCCCGAGCTCCCGCAGCCGGGCCGACACCCCCTCGTCGCCGAGGTCGGCCGGCGGCTCCCAGGTCAGGCGGCGGATCGTCTCCGGCTGGAGCAGGTTCTCCGTGGGCATGTGGTGGGCGTCGGCGAGCGCGGCCACCGCGGCGCGGGCCGCGGCCAGGCGCTTGGCCGCGGCCGGGTCGCGGTCGGCCCAGCGGTTGGCGGGCGGCGGGCCGTCGCCGGGCCCGGTCGGCTGGGGGAGCTGCGACTCCGGCAGCGCCCGCGCCCGTCCGACGGCGTTCAGCCACTCGCGCAGATGGCGCCGCGCGCTGCGCCCGGTGAACGGCGCGATCTCGGTCAGCGCCTTGGTCGTGCGCGGCTGCTCCAGGGCGGCGGCGACGATCGCCGAGTCCGGCAGCACGCGGCCGGGGGCGAGGTCGGCGGTGCGGGCCAGCTCGTCGCGCAACGTCCACAGCTCGCGCACCACGGCCAGCCCGCGCAGGTTGCGCACCCGGTGGATGCCGGACGTCCGCCGCCAGGGGTCGGTGCGCGGCGGCGAGGGGGGAGTGGCCAGGATCGCGGCGAACTCCTCCTGGGCCCAGGCCAGCTTGCCGTCGGCGGCCAGCTCCTCGTGGAGCTTGTCGCGCAGCTCGACGAGCACCTCGACGTCGAGCACGGCGTAGCGGAGCCAGTCCTCGGGCAGGGGGCGCTGCGACCAGTCGGCGGCCGAGTGCCCCTTCTCCAGGCGCAGGCCGAGGACGTTCTCGACCATCGTGCCGAGGCCCACCCGCTCGTAGCCGAGCAGGCGCCCGGCCAGCTCGGTGTCGAAGAGGGCGCGCGGGACGAAGCCCAGCTCGGCCAGGCAGGCCAGGTCCTGCGTGGCGGCGTGCAGGACGATCTCGGCGCCGGCGAGTGCCGCGTCGAGTTCGGACAGGTCGGGGCAGGAGATCGGGTCGATGAGCACGCTGCCCGCCCCGGCGCGGCGTAGCTGCACCAGGTAGGCCCGGCCGCTGTAGCGGTAGCCCGAGGCGCGCTCGGCGTCCACGGCCACCGGTCCGGTGCCGCCCGCGAACGCGCGGACGGCCGCCGCGAGCGCGGCGGCGTCCTCGATGACCGGCGGGATGCCCTCACGGGGTTCCAGAAGCGGCACTACCTCGGATGCGGGGATGATTTCGTCGTCGGTCACGTCCTGAAGGGCTCCGGGTCTTCTCGACGCGCGGACCGCGGCGGGAGGGCCGCGACGTCAGGTGGCAGGGGTGGGATGCCCGCCGCGAGGCACATCAGGTCACACCAGGCGGCGACGTGGGCCGAGAGGTCCTCCTCCAGGGGGGACCACGACGCGCGCAGCTCCAGCTCGGTGGTGATCGGATCGGCGGCCTTGTTGCCGAAGCCCTCGGACACGGCGCGGGTCACGGTGCCGCCGGCCGCGGCGTACCCGGCCCCGTGGGACTCGAGGGACTCGGTCAGCCAGCTCCACGCCACGGGCCCGAGCATCGGGTCGGAGGTGATCTCCGGCTCCATGTCGGCGCGGACGTAGGCGACCAGGCGGAACGGGCCGTCCCAGCCGCGCTGGCCGTCGGGGTCGAACAGCATGATCAGCCGGCCGACGGCGAGCTCGTCGTCGCCGCGGTAGACCGACCCGCCGACCGCGCCGGAGTAGGGGGCCAGCCGCTGCGGCGCGGGGATGTCCTCCAGCTCGATCTCGGGCCTGACCTCGGCGGGACGCAGGCTCGCGAGGGCCCGCCTGAACGCTGCGGGGGCCGGCGGCGCGTCACCGATGGTCATGATGGCAGCGTAGGCCGGAACGGGTGGTGCCGGGAACAGGGGGGTATGCACGGAAAACATCGGTGGTGATCAAGCCCTCGTCACCGGGGCGCCACCACGCTCCGCACAGCTCCGGACGTGGCGTTCGTCGTGCCCGTGACGGCGGGCCGGCCACGTGGGCCGCCCGTGGCGCCGTCCGCGTTTCGCGCGATCTCCCCGTACTCCGCGTTCCTTGTGTTCTCCGCGCATTCCGCGCACAGTGCGGTGCTCGGAGGAACTCCACATCGCGGTCATCGCCGGGCCTTTCGTCGGATCCCAAGATCGAGAGTTCGCGCGGACAGGACTGGGCGCCGCCTGGCCGGCGCTCCCCCGCGGGCCTTGTCCGTGAACTCGAGGCTGGTCCGACGTTGACACGTCACGGCGACATTTCCCCGCAACGCGCTCGGCGTGTCCCGAAAGTGGTCACCGAATCGACGCCGCGCGGTGATTTGACGAACATTTGAACCAGCCGCGACATGATCACGGACCTCTCGTGAGACGTACTGTACCCGCGCCTGGGAGCGGGTTGACGAGGCCAGCCCTCCGCCGCGGGCCACGACCGGGCCGTCGAACCAGACATAGTGTACGGATCGCGGCCATCATCATCATGACCGGACATCCGCCCGGGAAATATCGTTTTCGCGGCAAGCTTTGGTATGGCCGCCGGGAAGCCCGCCGCCGTCCGGGAATCCGGCCTCCGGCACCTTCGGTCTGCGTGCGCGGGCGCGCGAATGCGCACGCGGGCGGTAGGTGGGCCGGCACCCGGTCATGGCACCCTGGAGGGGTGAATCCCGAGACCGACGAGTCAGCCTTCATCCGCGCCTGCCGGCGACTGCCCGTGCCGCACACCCCCGTCTGGTACATGCGGCAGGCGGGCCGGTCGCTTCCCGAATACCGCGCGGTCCGCGCCGACGTGCCGATGCTCACCGCGTGCGCGACGCCGGACCTGATCGTGGAGATCACGATGCAGCCCGTGCGCAGGTACGGCGTGGACGCGGCGATCTTCTTCAGCGACATCGTCGTGCCGCTCAAGGCCATCGGGGTCGACCTGGACATCAAGCCCGGCGTGGGCCCGGTCATCGCCGATCCGATCCGCGACCGCCAGGGGCTCGCCGCGCTGCGCCCCCTGGAGCCCGGCGACGTCCCCTACGTCACCGAGGCCGTCCAGGCGCTCGCCAAGGAGCTCGGGCCCATCCCCCTGATCGGCTTCGCGGGCGCGCCGTTCACGCTGGCGTCCTACCTCATCGAGGGCGGGCCGTCCAAGAACCACGACCACACCAAGGCCATGATGTACGGCGAGCCGGAGCTGTGGCACGCGCTCATGGAGCGCCTCACCGACATCACGGTGGCCCACCTGCGCGTGCAGGCCGACGCCGGAGCCTCGGCGCTCCAGCTCTTCGACTCCTGGGTCGGCGCGGTCGCGCCCGGCGACTACCGCGAGTTCGTCCTGCCCTACACCAGCCGCATCTTCGCGAGCCTCGCCGACCTCGACGTCCCGCGCATCCACTTCGGCGTCGGCACCGGCGAACTGCTCGGGCTGCTCGGCGAGGCCGGCGCCGACGTCGTCGGCGTCGACTGGCGCGTGCCCCTCCAGGAGGCCGCCGTGCGCGTCGGCCCCGGCAAGGCGCTGCAGGGCAACCTCGACCCCGCCGTGCTGCTCGCCCCGTGGGAGGCCATCGAGCGCCGGGCCCGCGAGGTCCTGGCCGGCGGGCGCGCGGCCGAGGGGCACGTGTTCAACCTCGGCCACGGCGTGCTGCCGAACACCGACCCCGACCGGCTCGCCCGCCTCACCGACCTCGTCCACGAGTCCACCGCCCGCTGAAGCCGCCGGACCACCCCAAGGAGGCGGGCCCGCATACCTGGGCGATCCCCCGGCCGCGCCGTCGGCGACCCGGCCGGGCCGAGTCGCCGACGGCGGCCCACTGCTCGCCGGCGGCTCGCGCGCGGGGGCCGGCCCAGGGGATCCCGCGCCGGCCGGGACTACGGGGCGGGCACCCCGGTGTCAGGCCCCGCGGCCGCCTGCTCGCGCTGGTCAGGGGAAGCGCCGTCGTCCTCGCCGCCGCGTGCGGACGCCGCCGCGCGACGCCTGGAGGGCCGTCGCACGAGCACGACCGCGAACCACAGCGCCGCCAGCACGACGAGCCAGGGGAGCAGCGCGCCCAGCACCATCAGCGCCACCTTCGCGCTGTTCACCATGGCGCGCCAGCCGTCCCGCAGCCCGCTCAGGAAGCCCTGGTCCTCCGGCTCCGGCTCGGTGACCACGGCGGCGGGCCCGATGAGGCGCAACGTCAGCGTGGCGGCGGCCGTCTGCGCGGCCAGGGCCTTCTGGCGGGCCTGCAGCGACTCGAGGTCGGCCTCGCGGGAGGAGATCTCGCGCTCGACCGACAGGACCTCTCCGATGGTCTTGGCCTTGCCGAGCAGCGTGCGGAGCTGACCCAGGGACGCCTGCGCCGACTTCAGCCGGCTCTCGACGTCGGCGACCTGCTCGGTCACGTCCTCGGTGGTCTGGCGCAGCGACTCGCGCTCGCCGAGGTCCTTGCCGAGCTGGGCGACGACGCGCTGGTACGCGTCCGGGGGGATCTTGAAGACCAGCGTCGCGTCCCCGTGCCGTCCGGACGAGGACGACTCCTCGCTGTCCAGGCGCCCGCCCGCGGCGGTGACGATCCGCTTGGCGTTCTCGGCGGCCGCGGTGACGTCCTTGGCGCGGACCGTCATCTCGCCCGTGTAGACGATCGTCCGCGTGGGCCCGGCGATCTCCACGCCGGGGCCGGTCCCGGTGGCGGCCTTCGTCCGCCCGGCCGCGGGCTCGCGCCGGGCGGCCTCTCCCGAGCCTCCGCTCTGGTCGGCGCTCTCGACCTGGACCGCGGGCACCGGCGCCCCGGCCGGAGCCCGGTCGCTGGTGGCGATGGAGCCGCGGTCGCCGCCGCCGCAGCCCGACAGCAGGAGGCCGGCCACCACGAAGGCCGCCGGCAGCGCCGTGCGGCACCGTAATCTGCTCATGCCTTGTTGACGGGCGCGGAGTGCCCCTGGTTGGGCGGCGCGCGTCACAATGCCGTCACGGTCCCCGGCGCCCGGGCCGCGGGGCCGTTCGTGGCCCGGTGGGGACGGCCGTCCACAGGCCCGGCCGGATCGGGACGCGTCGTCCACAGCAGGCCCGGCCGCCGCGCGGGGCGGCGACGCCGGCGGGTAACGTCTTGGGGCATGGAAGGCACTCGGCGGCACGTCGTGATCGTGGGCGGGGGAATCGCGGGTCTGGCGGCGGCGTGGCATCTGCGCCAGGAGGGCGACGGCCTCGCCGTCACCGTCCTCGACGGCGCCCCGCGGATCGGCGGCAAGCTCCGCGTCTCCGAGATCGCGGGCGTCCCCGTCGACGAGGGAGCCGAGGCCATGCTCGCCCGCCGCCCCGAGGGCCGCGAGCTCGCCCGCGCCGCCGGGCTGGGCGACGAGCTGGTCCACCCCGCGTCCGTCGGCGCCGCCGTCTGGAGCAGGGGCGCGCTGCGCGCCATGCCGAAGGGCCAGGTCATGGGCGTCCCCGCCGACCTCGGTGAGCTGGCCCGCTCGGGCATCCTCTCCCCGGCCGGCCTCGCCCGCGTCCCCGCCGACCAGATCCTCCCGGCCACGCTCATCACCTCCGACGTCTCCGTGGCCGCCTACATCCGGGCCCGCATGGGCGGCGAGGTCGTCGACCGCCTGGTCGAGCCGCTGCTCGGCGGCGTGTACGCGGGCCGCTCCGAGTCCCTCTCACTGGACGCGACCATGCCGCACGTCGCGGCCGTGGCCCGCACCGAGCGATCCCTGCTGAAGGGCGCCCGCGCCATCGTCGGCGACGCGCCCAAGGACGCCGGTCCGGTCTTCACGACGCTCAAGGGGGGCCTCGGCGGCCTGCCCGAGGCCGTCGCCCGCGCCTCGGGCGCCGAGATCAGGACCGGCGTCATGGTGCGCGAGCTGCGGCGCACGGCCGAGGGCTGGCGCCTGGTGACCGGCCCTACCAGGGCGCCCGAGACGATCGAGGCCGACGCCGTGGTGGTCGCGGTCCCGGCGCCCGCCGCGGGCCGGCTGCTCGCCTCCGACGTCCCCAAGGCCGCCGCCGAGCTCTCCCGCGTCGAGTACGCCAGCATGGCGATCGTCACCCTGGCCTACCCGCGCGCCGCGTTCCCCGAGCCGCCCTCCGGCAGCGGCTACCTGGTGCCGCCGGTCGAGGGCCGTCCCGTCAAGGCCGTCACGTTCAGCACGGTCAAGTGGCCTCATCTCGCCGAGGCCGATCCCGGCGTGCTGGTCCTGCGCTGCTCGATCGGCCGCCTCGGCGAGGAGTTCATGCTCCAGCGCGACGACGACGAGCTGGTGGCGCTCGCGATGAACGAGATGGCCGAGATCATGGGCGTGCGCGGCCTTCCCCTCGACACCCGGGTCACCCGATGGGGCGGCGCCCTGCCGCAGTACGAGGTCGGCCACCTGGACCGGGTGGCCCGCGTCCGGGCGGCCGTCGCGGTCCAGCCGGGCCTGGCCGTCTGCGGGGCCGCCTACGACGGCCTCGGGGTCCCCGCCTGCGTCGCCTCGGCCCGCGCCGCGGCGGCGAGCGTCCTCGCCTACTTCGCCGACCACCACGACGAACGAACCGGGCGCCGGCCGCGACACCGGGACCAGATCAAGCCCGCCCCCGGCCCCCACTGACCCAACGCCCCCCACATCACCCGCCACCGGCCCGCCCCTTACCGGCTGGACACCGCCCCACCCCTCACCAGCCGGACACGTCGCCTCCTCACCGGACCGGGGGCGTGGCGAAGGGTTCCGGGGGCGGTCTGGGGGAGGGGGCGGGACGGAGTGGTGCGGGCGGGTGGTTGGGTTGTGGTAGGAGCAGTGTTCTGATGGAAGGCGAGTGCGTTCAGTGACGGAGAGCAGTCCGCGGCCGAAGGCCCGCGATCTCAACCAGGTCATCCGCTACACCATGTGGTCGGTCTTCCGGGCGCGCGATCCTCTGCAGGGCGACCGGCAGCAGTTGGCGCACGAGGTCGAGGCCGTGTTCACGCAGGCCGCGGAGAAGGACGTCGTGACCCGCGGCGCGTACGAGGTGGCGGGTTTCCGGGCCGACGCCGACTACATGTTCTGGTGGCACGCCTCGACACCGGAGGATCTCCAGGAGGTCTACGGCCGCTTCCGGCGCACCACCGTCGGCCGCGCCGGCGAGCCGGTGTGGTCGGTCATGGCGCTGCACCGCCCGGCGGAGTTCAACAAGTCGCACATCCCGGCGTTCCTGGCCGAGGAGGAGCCGCGCGGCTACGTCTGCGTCTACCCCTTCGTGCGCTCCCTGGAGTGGTACCTCCTGGAGGACTCCGAGCGCCGGGCCATGCTCGCCGAGCACGGCAAGATGGCGCGCGACTACCCCGACGTGCGGGCCAACACGGTGTCGTCGTTCGCGCTCAACGACTTCGAGTGGATCCTCGCCTTCGAGGCCGACGAGCTGCACCGCATCGTGGACCTGATGCGCCACCTGCGCGGGGCCACGGCCCGCAGGCACACCCGGCTGGAGATTCCCTTCTACACCGGCACGCGCAAGCCGCTGGAGGAGCTGCTGGCCGCGCTGCCGTAGCGTCGAATCTGCATAAAGCGGACAACTGTCACCGAAGCCCCAAACGTCGCCATGTCTGATATTGCTGGAACAAGTCACGCGCGTTCCTGATCTTTGGCATACTCAGGTTGATTCCGGTGTCGACGTGAGGCAGACGGTGAACAGGGGCATAGGGGTGGCGCGTTCCAAGCGCGGGGGTCATCGGCGCCGCAGGACGGGTCGGGTGCTGGTACTGGAGGTCTTCTCGGGCGCGACCGCCGTCGCGGTCGTCGGCCTGGCCGTGGGCGGAGTGCTGGCCCGTCCGGGGGACCGTGCGGCCGCGGCGCCCGTGCCGTTCCCGGCCGCCGTCTCGCCGGGCGTGAACGCCGCGGCCGTCCCCGGCGACCCGGGCGGCGCGGAGGTGACGGCCGCGAGCGCGGGCTCGGCGAAGAAGGCCGAGAAGAAGCGGCGCGACGCCGAGGAGAAGGCCTCCGGGCCGTCCAAGCACACCGACGCCAAGGCCGTCACCTACTTCAAGGAGCGCTGGTCGGGCGACAAGGCCGTCAAGCGCATCACCGACATCAGGTCGGGGGGGAAGTACCTGCGCATCTACACCAACCTCCCCGAGTCTGCGCACAACTCCAAGGCCGCGCTGGACCTGTGCAAGCGGGGCATGGAGTATCTCCTGCAAGAGATGGGCGACCAGAGCCCGGTGGTGTTCGTCCAGGCCCGGTACGGCCAGAACGGCAACCCCGTCCTCGCCAACATCCTCGGCCCCGGCGACACCTCCTGCCGCCTCAGCGCCCCGCGCCCGCGCTGACGCTCCGCGGCCCGCGCGGGCGGGCCGCGACGGTGTGGTGTTCCCGTGACGGCGCCGGGGCCGGGCCGCGCATAGGCTGAAGGCATGGAAAAGGTGGTCAAGAGCGACGCCGAGTGGCGCGTCCAGCTGTCCCCCGAAGAGTTCCACGTGCTGCGCGAGGCGGGCACCGAGCGCGCGTTCACGGGCGAGTACGTCGACACCAAGGTCGAGGGCGTCTACTCCTGCCGCGCCTGCGGCGCCGAGCTGTTCCGCTCCGACGGCAAGTTCGAGTCCCACTGCGGGTGGCCCTCGTTCTTCGAGCCGTCGAAGTCGGAGGCGGTGACGCTGGTCGAGGACCGCTCGCACGGCATGGTGCGGGTCGAGGTGCGCTGCGCCCGCTGCGACTCCCATCTCGGGCACGTCTTCCACGGCGAGGGGTACCCGACGCCCACCGACGACCGGTACTGCATCAACTCGATCTCCCTGCGCCTCGAACCGGCCGGCTGACGGCCCGGTAGCCCTCCGTCGAGCGGGGCGGGCCGTCGGCGGCGGCCCGCCCCGCAGGCGCGTCCACGGGCCCATCCGGGAGTGATCGCGTGCCTGCGAAGAGTAATGAGGGGTGCTTGAGCGTGCCACGGGAGGGTAGACCCGAAACGGGGGTGTGACACCCGCAGACTCTGGTTCCGTTCCGTCTGGAGCTCTGTGCACATACGCCACAGGTGGGAGACCATCGAGGCCATCGGCCAGGTGGTGACCCAGCGTTGCAAGATCTGTGGCAAGACCCGGGTACGGGTGATGAAGCACCCGAAACCCCCTGAAACGCCGCCCTGAATGCCAGAACCGACTACTCCGGCGGTTCCCCGCGCGTCATCGCGGGACGCCCCCCGGCGCCCCCGGTTTCCGGACCGCCGCCGAGCCGATCGCGGGCCGGCCGATGCCCGGCCGCTTTCTGTCGCCCCGGCAAGGTACGGTCGGAACCATGGCGTCGCCGTTCATCGAGCTCAATGTCGGGGACCGGGTCATCAAGGTCACGAACCCGGACAAGATCTATTTCCCCGAGATCGGGGCGACCAAGCGCGAGCTGGTCGAGTACTACCTGTCCGTGGGCGACGGCGCGCTGCGCGCCCTCAGAGACCGGCCCACCTACCTCAAGCGCCACCCGGACGGCGTCGCCACCGAGGCGATCTACCAGAAGCGCATCCCCCCGAAACACCCCGACTGGCTCCAGACCGTCAAGATCCGCTTCCCGAGCGGCCGCTCGGCCGACGCCCTGCGGGTCACCGAGCTGGCCGCGATCGCCTACTGCGCCAACCTGGCCACGATCGACTTCCACCCCTGGCCCACCCGCGCCGACGACGTCGAGCATCCCGACGAGCTGCGCATCGACATCGACCCCCAGCCCGGCACCGGCTTCGACGAGGCCCGCGTCACCGCGTTCGCCGTCCGCGACGTCCTCGACGAGCTCGGCATGCGCGGCTTTCCCAAGACCTCCGGCACCCGCGGCATCCACATCAACGTGCGCATCGAGCGCCGCTGGTCGTTCACCGAGGTCCGCCAGAGCGCCATCGCCCTGGCCCGCGAGGTCGAGCGTCGCCGCCCCGACCTCGCCACCACCGCCTGGTGGAAGGAGGAACGCGGCGAGAAGGTCTTCATCGACTACAACCAGAACGCCCGCGACCGCACCATCGCCAGCGCCTACTCCGTGCGCGCCCGCCCGCACGCCCCCGTCTCCACCCCGGTGACCTGGGAGGAGCTGGCCGACGTCGACCCGCGCGACTTCGACATCCGCACGGTGCCGCCGCGCTTCGCCCGGCTCGGCGACGTCCACGGAGAGATCGACGACCGCGCCTTCACGATCGAGCCGCTGCTGGAGTGGTACGCCAAGGACGAGCGCGGCGACATGCCGTACCCGCCCAACTACCCCAAGATGCCCGGCGAGCCGCCGCGCGTACAGCCCTCACGGGCCCGTCCCCAGGCGGAGGACGCCGGCTGAGCGCGGGGCGGCTCAGCCGAAGACGATGTGCCAGCCGAACCAGGCGAGGAAGCCGAGCAGCGCCGCGCTGGTGGCGAGCCGCCAGTGTTTCACCGGCCTGATGCCGAGCCACTCGCGCAGCCGCTCCGACAGCGTGTCGCCCTCCTGCTTGGTGAGCAGCGCCCACGTCTCCAGGATGGCGAACGACCCCACCGCCAGGCCGGCCCACCACAGCCACACGGTGTTCATCGGCTTCACCGCCTGTCGGTTCCGCGCCTTGTCGGCCCGTCGCCCGCGGCCGGGGCTGGCCGCGCGGGCGACACCACAATAACCGCCCGGCAAGCCCTGGACGGAGGGCCTTTCCGGGGAATTCATCCCAAGTCCGGTCGCTTGAGCCGCACCGGGAGAGCAGGTGCGGATCAGGAGCGGAACAGGGCCTCGGCGAGGGCGCGGTAGCCGTCCAGGGGGTCCTGGCCGGGCGGGGTCACGAGCTGGATGTTCACGTGGTCGGCGCCCGCGGCGAGGTGGGCGTCCACGCGCCGCTTGATCGCGGACGGGTCGCCCAGCGCGACCACCGCCTCGATGAGCCGGTCACTGCCCCCGCCCGACAGGTCCTCGTCGCCGAACCCGAGCCTGCGCAGGTTGGCCACGTAGTTCGAGAGGCTCAGGTACGGCGCCACGGCCTGCCGGGCGACCGCCAGCGCCTCCCGCGGGTCGTCCGACACGACGACCTTCTGCTCGGGCGCGAGCAGCGGCCCCGCGCCGAGGATCTCGCGGGCCTGCCGCGTGTGCTCGGGGGTGGTGAGGTAGGGGTGGGCCCCGGCGCTCCGCGCGCCCGCCAGCCGCAGCACCCGCGGCCCGAGCGCGGCCAGCGCCCTGCCCTCCACCGGCACCCCGGCCGCGTCCAGGCCGTCGAGGTAGGCGGTCAGCGCCTCGTACGGCTTGGCGTAGCGCGCGGTGGCCTCACGGTGCCCGGCGCCGACGCCGAGCAGGAACCGCCCCGGGTGGGCGGCGGCGATCCGCCGGTAGGCGGCCCCGACGGCGGCGGCGTCGTCGTTCCAGATGTTGACGATGCCGGTGGCGACGGTGAGCGTGGAGGTCGCCGCGAGCAGCTCGTCCACCTCGCGCAGGTCGCCGCCGGGGGAGCCGCCGAGCCAGATCGCGCCGTAGCCGAGCTCCTCCAGCGCGGACGCCAGGGCGGGCGTGACCTGCTCGTCGGCGCGCCGCCACACCCCCACCTCGCCGAGCGCGGGCCATGTCGTCATGCTGCTCCTTCACGGTCGGTCGGTCACCCGGGAGCGCGCTCGCCGGGGAGGGCGTTCCCGATCATCAGGTGTCAGTGCCAACCCTGCCATGCGAGCGGCCATTCCCGGCGGCGCGCCGGCTCCGTGCGGCACGCCCGCGGGGCGTCAGGCCTTGCGCCTGTCGGGCAGGTCGGCCCCGGTCGCGACGTCGGCGTGCAGGGACATGGTGGCCGCCGCGCGCCGTACGGCGCCGACCGGCACGGTCGGGACGAGCCGGTCGAGGAAGGCGTAGCGGCGGGCCAGGGACTCGACGTAGGCGCCGCCGTGCCCCGCGGCCTCCCGCACGTCGTGCCACCAGTCCGCGATGTCCCCCCAGCCGGGCGCGGCCAGCGACCCGCCGAACTGCTGCACGGCCAGCGCCGAGCAGACCCCCGCGAACGCCAGCCGGTCGGCCAGCGGCCAGCGCGCCAGCGTCCCCAGCACGAGGCCCGCGCCGAACACGTCGCCCGCGCCCGTCGGGTCCAGCGCGGTGACCCGCAGGGCGGGCACGTACGCCTCCTCGCCGGTGGTGGAGTCGATGGCCATCGCGCCGTTGGCGCCGTCGGTCACCACGGCCAGCGGCACCCGGTCGGCGATCGCGTACAGCGCCTCGCGGGGCGTGTCGGTGTGGGTGTAGGCCATGGCCTCGACGGCGTTCGGCATGAAGGCGTGGCACACCTCCAGCTGGTCGAGCAGGGAGGGGGCCCAGGTCTCGGAGGGGTCCCAGCCGACGTCGGCGAAGACCAGCGCGCCGTCCTTGCGCGCCAGGTCGGCCCAGGTGCCGGAGTCGGAG
The Sphaerisporangium krabiense genome window above contains:
- a CDS encoding HRDC domain-containing protein encodes the protein MTDDEIIPASEVVPLLEPREGIPPVIEDAAALAAAVRAFAGGTGPVAVDAERASGYRYSGRAYLVQLRRAGAGSVLIDPISCPDLSELDAALAGAEIVLHAATQDLACLAELGFVPRALFDTELAGRLLGYERVGLGTMVENVLGLRLEKGHSAADWSQRPLPEDWLRYAVLDVEVLVELRDKLHEELAADGKLAWAQEEFAAILATPPSPPRTDPWRRTSGIHRVRNLRGLAVVRELWTLRDELARTADLAPGRVLPDSAIVAAALEQPRTTKALTEIAPFTGRSARRHLREWLNAVGRARALPESQLPQPTGPGDGPPPANRWADRDPAAAKRLAAARAAVAALADAHHMPTENLLQPETIRRLTWEPPADLGDEGVSARLRELGAREWQIALTAHPLSKALVRLVVKGGLDEPPATPLTG
- a CDS encoding DUF3000 domain-containing protein translates to MTIGDAPPAPAAFRRALASLRPAEVRPEIELEDIPAPQRLAPYSGAVGGSVYRGDDELAVGRLIMLFDPDGQRGWDGPFRLVAYVRADMEPEITSDPMLGPVAWSWLTESLESHGAGYAAAGGTVTRAVSEGFGNKAADPITTELELRASWSPLEEDLSAHVAAWCDLMCLAAGIPPLPPDVAALPPRSARREDPEPFRT
- the hemE gene encoding uroporphyrinogen decarboxylase gives rise to the protein MNPETDESAFIRACRRLPVPHTPVWYMRQAGRSLPEYRAVRADVPMLTACATPDLIVEITMQPVRRYGVDAAIFFSDIVVPLKAIGVDLDIKPGVGPVIADPIRDRQGLAALRPLEPGDVPYVTEAVQALAKELGPIPLIGFAGAPFTLASYLIEGGPSKNHDHTKAMMYGEPELWHALMERLTDITVAHLRVQADAGASALQLFDSWVGAVAPGDYREFVLPYTSRIFASLADLDVPRIHFGVGTGELLGLLGEAGADVVGVDWRVPLQEAAVRVGPGKALQGNLDPAVLLAPWEAIERRAREVLAGGRAAEGHVFNLGHGVLPNTDPDRLARLTDLVHESTAR
- a CDS encoding DUF4349 domain-containing protein encodes the protein MSRLRCRTALPAAFVVAGLLLSGCGGGDRGSIATSDRAPAGAPVPAVQVESADQSGGSGEAARREPAAGRTKAATGTGPGVEIAGPTRTIVYTGEMTVRAKDVTAAAENAKRIVTAAGGRLDSEESSSSGRHGDATLVFKIPPDAYQRVVAQLGKDLGERESLRQTTEDVTEQVADVESRLKSAQASLGQLRTLLGKAKTIGEVLSVEREISSREADLESLQARQKALAAQTAAATLTLRLIGPAAVVTEPEPEDQGFLSGLRDGWRAMVNSAKVALMVLGALLPWLVVLAALWFAVVLVRRPSRRRAAASARGGEDDGASPDQREQAAAGPDTGVPAP
- the hemG gene encoding protoporphyrinogen oxidase; the encoded protein is MEGTRRHVVIVGGGIAGLAAAWHLRQEGDGLAVTVLDGAPRIGGKLRVSEIAGVPVDEGAEAMLARRPEGRELARAAGLGDELVHPASVGAAVWSRGALRAMPKGQVMGVPADLGELARSGILSPAGLARVPADQILPATLITSDVSVAAYIRARMGGEVVDRLVEPLLGGVYAGRSESLSLDATMPHVAAVARTERSLLKGARAIVGDAPKDAGPVFTTLKGGLGGLPEAVARASGAEIRTGVMVRELRRTAEGWRLVTGPTRAPETIEADAVVVAVPAPAAGRLLASDVPKAAAELSRVEYASMAIVTLAYPRAAFPEPPSGSGYLVPPVEGRPVKAVTFSTVKWPHLAEADPGVLVLRCSIGRLGEEFMLQRDDDELVALAMNEMAEIMGVRGLPLDTRVTRWGGALPQYEVGHLDRVARVRAAVAVQPGLAVCGAAYDGLGVPACVASARAAAASVLAYFADHHDERTGRRPRHRDQIKPAPGPH
- the hemQ gene encoding hydrogen peroxide-dependent heme synthase — its product is MRSVTESSPRPKARDLNQVIRYTMWSVFRARDPLQGDRQQLAHEVEAVFTQAAEKDVVTRGAYEVAGFRADADYMFWWHASTPEDLQEVYGRFRRTTVGRAGEPVWSVMALHRPAEFNKSHIPAFLAEEEPRGYVCVYPFVRSLEWYLLEDSERRAMLAEHGKMARDYPDVRANTVSSFALNDFEWILAFEADELHRIVDLMRHLRGATARRHTRLEIPFYTGTRKPLEELLAALP
- the msrB gene encoding peptide-methionine (R)-S-oxide reductase MsrB, coding for MEKVVKSDAEWRVQLSPEEFHVLREAGTERAFTGEYVDTKVEGVYSCRACGAELFRSDGKFESHCGWPSFFEPSKSEAVTLVEDRSHGMVRVEVRCARCDSHLGHVFHGEGYPTPTDDRYCINSISLRLEPAG
- the ligD gene encoding non-homologous end-joining DNA ligase — protein: MASPFIELNVGDRVIKVTNPDKIYFPEIGATKRELVEYYLSVGDGALRALRDRPTYLKRHPDGVATEAIYQKRIPPKHPDWLQTVKIRFPSGRSADALRVTELAAIAYCANLATIDFHPWPTRADDVEHPDELRIDIDPQPGTGFDEARVTAFAVRDVLDELGMRGFPKTSGTRGIHINVRIERRWSFTEVRQSAIALAREVERRRPDLATTAWWKEERGEKVFIDYNQNARDRTIASAYSVRARPHAPVSTPVTWEELADVDPRDFDIRTVPPRFARLGDVHGEIDDRAFTIEPLLEWYAKDERGDMPYPPNYPKMPGEPPRVQPSRARPQAEDAG
- a CDS encoding LLM class F420-dependent oxidoreductase produces the protein MTTWPALGEVGVWRRADEQVTPALASALEELGYGAIWLGGSPGGDLREVDELLAATSTLTVATGIVNIWNDDAAAVGAAYRRIAAAHPGRFLLGVGAGHREATARYAKPYEALTAYLDGLDAAGVPVEGRALAALGPRVLRLAGARSAGAHPYLTTPEHTRQAREILGAGPLLAPEQKVVVSDDPREALAVARQAVAPYLSLSNYVANLRRLGFGDEDLSGGGSDRLIEAVVALGDPSAIKRRVDAHLAAGADHVNIQLVTPPGQDPLDGYRALAEALFRS